The Micromonospora sp. NBC_00421 genome contains a region encoding:
- a CDS encoding DegV family protein: MPVAVVTDSTAYLPPGPVRAHRLTVVPLTVVLNGAEGLEGVETFPADATRVLGGRRVSVSTSRPSPAQFVTSYRRLLAEGADGVLSVHLSAELSGTVEAARLAAAEVGDRVEVVDSRATGMGLGFPVLAAAAAAEAGADLTGVRAAALAAVDRTTIFFYVDTLEFLRRGGRINAAEALLGTALSVKPIMHMRDGTIVVRDKVRTASRGVARLVDLAVEAAADADVDLGVHHLAAPQRAEQLVEVLTARLGDRLHDTYVSEAGAVVAAHAGPGLASVVVHRRPD; encoded by the coding sequence ATGCCCGTCGCGGTCGTCACCGACTCCACCGCCTACCTTCCACCCGGGCCGGTGCGGGCGCACCGGCTGACCGTGGTGCCGTTGACCGTCGTGCTCAACGGTGCGGAGGGGTTGGAGGGGGTGGAGACCTTCCCCGCCGACGCCACCCGGGTGCTCGGCGGCCGGCGGGTCTCGGTGAGCACGTCCCGGCCGTCCCCGGCGCAGTTCGTCACGTCGTACCGGCGGCTGCTGGCCGAGGGCGCGGACGGGGTGCTGTCGGTGCACCTGTCGGCCGAGCTGTCCGGCACGGTGGAGGCGGCCCGGCTCGCCGCCGCCGAGGTCGGTGACCGCGTCGAGGTGGTCGACAGCCGGGCCACCGGCATGGGGCTCGGGTTCCCGGTGCTCGCCGCCGCCGCGGCCGCCGAGGCCGGTGCCGACCTGACCGGGGTACGCGCCGCGGCGCTGGCCGCCGTCGACCGGACCACCATCTTCTTCTACGTCGACACGCTGGAGTTCCTGCGCCGGGGCGGTCGGATCAACGCGGCGGAGGCGCTGCTCGGCACCGCCCTGTCGGTGAAGCCGATCATGCACATGCGGGACGGCACGATCGTGGTACGCGACAAGGTGCGCACCGCCAGTCGGGGAGTGGCCCGCCTGGTCGACCTGGCGGTCGAGGCCGCCGCCGACGCCGACGTGGACCTCGGGGTGCACCACCTCGCCGCCCCGCAACGCGCGGAGCAGTTGGTCGAGGTGCTCACCGCCCGGCTCGGTGACCGCCTGCACGACACGTACGTCTCCGAGGCCGGCGCGGTGGTCGCCGCCCACGCCGGACCGGGCCTGGCCAGCGTCGTGGTCCACCGCCGGCCGGACTGA
- a CDS encoding glycosyltransferase, translating into MPDTAATRDRHTTARDHHPAGRPGPIRLPVEYVLPLRQADDTGLDELTGYLRELGQLVDVTVVDSSPPQVFVRHAARWDGLLRHLPPDPTVHGVNGKVCGVLTGVAAARHEHVVIADDDVRYDEAGLRAVHRLLDTVDLVRPQNYFDPLPWHAWWDTGRTLLNRAFGADGPGTLAVRRSTFRAMGGYDPDVLFGNLELVRTVRAYGGTEASPAGLYVRRLPPTAAHFQSQRFRQAYDELARPVRLLVALAVLPGVVAAAVARRPGLLAVGAAGTVALAEVGRRRAGGTAVFPPTTVLAAPLWLLERGACSWLALARRVGRGGVRHAGRRVRRPAHSVRVLRRRLTPAEPSDLTRWIRADPASRGR; encoded by the coding sequence TTGCCCGACACCGCCGCGACCCGGGACCGCCACACCACCGCCCGGGACCACCACCCCGCTGGCCGCCCGGGCCCGATCCGGCTCCCCGTCGAGTACGTCCTACCGCTGCGGCAGGCCGACGACACCGGCCTGGACGAGCTGACCGGCTACCTGCGGGAGCTGGGCCAACTGGTCGACGTGACAGTGGTCGACAGCTCCCCACCACAGGTGTTCGTCCGGCACGCCGCCCGCTGGGACGGCCTGCTCCGGCACCTGCCGCCCGACCCGACGGTGCACGGGGTCAACGGCAAGGTGTGCGGGGTGCTGACCGGGGTGGCGGCGGCACGGCACGAACACGTGGTGATCGCCGACGACGACGTCCGGTACGACGAGGCGGGGCTGCGCGCGGTACACCGGTTGCTGGACACCGTCGACCTGGTCCGCCCGCAGAACTACTTCGATCCGCTGCCCTGGCACGCCTGGTGGGACACCGGCCGGACGCTGCTCAACCGGGCGTTCGGCGCCGACGGGCCGGGCACCCTGGCGGTGCGTCGCAGCACCTTCCGGGCGATGGGCGGTTACGACCCGGACGTGCTCTTCGGGAACCTGGAGCTGGTCCGCACGGTGCGGGCGTACGGCGGCACCGAGGCGAGCCCCGCCGGGCTGTACGTCCGGAGGCTGCCACCGACCGCCGCGCACTTCCAGAGCCAGCGGTTCCGCCAGGCGTACGACGAACTGGCCCGACCGGTGCGGCTGCTGGTCGCGCTGGCGGTGCTGCCCGGGGTGGTGGCCGCGGCGGTGGCCCGCCGGCCGGGGCTGCTGGCCGTCGGGGCGGCCGGCACGGTGGCGCTGGCCGAGGTCGGCCGACGGCGGGCCGGGGGGACGGCGGTGTTCCCCCCGACCACCGTGCTGGCCGCACCGCTCTGGCTGCTCGAACGCGGAGCCTGCAGCTGGCTCGCGCTGGCCCGCCGGGTAGGTCGCGGCGGGGTGCGTCACGCGGGTCGGCGGGTACGCCGGCCGGCCCACTCGGTGCGGGTGCTCCGCCGCCGGCTGACCCCGGCCGAGCCGAGCGACCTCACCCGCTGGATCCGGGCCGACCCGGCCTCCCGGGGCCGCTGA
- a CDS encoding DUF397 domain-containing protein produces MGQHPKGDFDLSRAVWQRAEGDTSDSAVEVAFVDDLIGMRNSAEPDGPVLVFTQAEWDAFVAGAQDGEFDLD; encoded by the coding sequence ATGGGTCAGCACCCCAAGGGCGACTTCGACCTGTCCCGGGCGGTCTGGCAGCGAGCCGAGGGGGACACCTCCGACAGTGCGGTCGAGGTGGCTTTCGTGGACGACCTGATCGGGATGCGCAACTCGGCCGAGCCGGACGGCCCGGTGCTGGTCTTCACCCAGGCCGAGTGGGACGCGTTCGTCGCGGGCGCCCAGGACGGCGAGTTCGACCTGGACTGA
- a CDS encoding cytochrome P450, with the protein MATTPADRSPESTLAYLREGYRFISTRCERYDSDIFTARLMLEPTIFLRGREAAELFYDQERFLRAGAAPKRGQRTLTGQGGVQGLDGAAHADRKAMFMSIMTPSAVQRLGRLFADEWHTRLAGWAGSGPTVLGDEVGPLLMRAVCAWAGVPLPTSEVGRRTAQMHAMIDGPAALGPRHWRGLLARRRAERWLADLVERVRIGTLPAPADSALAVIAEHRAADGRLLPRRVAAVELLNVLRPTVAVDRYVVFAALALHDHPGWRERVRTGDEPTEWFVQEVRRYYPFFPVAMARVRHSFDWQGHHFPQGRRVLLDLYGTNHHPRLWPEPERFRPERFAGWRDDPYGFVPQGGGYHLGGHRCAGEWITIELMKQAVGVLTGAMDYRVPPQDLALDLTRVPTLPPSGLVLTGVHPTG; encoded by the coding sequence ATGGCCACCACCCCGGCCGACCGCAGCCCGGAGAGCACGCTGGCGTACCTGCGCGAGGGTTACCGGTTCATCAGCACCCGCTGCGAGCGCTACGACAGCGACATCTTCACCGCCCGGCTGATGCTGGAACCGACGATCTTCCTACGCGGGCGGGAAGCGGCGGAGCTCTTCTACGACCAGGAGCGCTTCCTGCGGGCGGGGGCGGCCCCGAAGCGGGGCCAGCGGACGCTGACCGGGCAGGGCGGCGTGCAGGGGTTGGACGGGGCGGCCCACGCCGACCGCAAGGCCATGTTCATGTCGATCATGACGCCCTCGGCCGTCCAACGGCTCGGCCGGCTCTTCGCCGACGAGTGGCACACCCGGCTGGCCGGCTGGGCAGGGTCCGGGCCGACGGTGCTCGGCGACGAGGTCGGTCCGCTGCTCATGCGGGCCGTCTGCGCCTGGGCCGGGGTGCCGTTGCCCACCAGCGAGGTGGGCCGACGTACCGCGCAGATGCACGCCATGATCGACGGACCGGCCGCGCTGGGGCCTCGGCACTGGCGTGGCCTGCTCGCCCGGCGGCGGGCGGAGCGCTGGCTCGCCGACCTGGTGGAGCGGGTCCGGATCGGCACCCTGCCCGCACCGGCGGACAGCGCGCTCGCGGTGATCGCCGAGCACCGGGCTGCCGACGGCCGGCTGCTCCCCCGCCGGGTCGCCGCGGTGGAACTGCTCAACGTGCTGCGCCCCACGGTGGCCGTCGACAGGTACGTGGTCTTCGCCGCCCTGGCCCTGCACGACCATCCGGGCTGGCGGGAACGGGTCCGTACCGGTGACGAGCCGACCGAGTGGTTCGTCCAGGAGGTGCGCCGCTACTACCCGTTCTTCCCGGTGGCCATGGCCCGGGTCCGGCACTCCTTCGACTGGCAGGGCCACCACTTCCCGCAGGGTCGCCGGGTACTGCTCGACCTGTACGGCACCAACCACCACCCGCGGCTCTGGCCCGAGCCCGAGCGGTTCCGCCCGGAGCGGTTCGCCGGCTGGCGCGACGACCCGTACGGCTTCGTGCCGCAGGGCGGGGGGTACCACCTGGGCGGGCACCGCTGCGCCGGGGAGTGGATCACGATCGAGCTGATGAAGCAGGCGGTCGGGGTGCTGACCGGGGCGATGGACTACCGGGTGCCGCCGCAGGACCTGGCCCTGGACCTGACCCGGGTGCCGACCCTGCCGCCCAGCGGCCTCGTGCTCACCGGCGTCCACCCGACCGGCTGA
- the rsfS gene encoding ribosome silencing factor: MTVSERAHELAMAAAQAAADKKAQDIVLIDVGEQLAITDVFLVASAPNERQVMAIVDAIEERLLELPEKAKPLRREGERGGRWVLLDYVDMVVHVQHTEEREFYALDRLWKDCPQLPFVDRDLVDADAAGSAAE, translated from the coding sequence GTGACAGTTTCCGAACGCGCTCACGAGCTGGCGATGGCCGCCGCCCAGGCTGCGGCCGACAAGAAGGCGCAGGACATCGTCCTCATCGACGTGGGTGAGCAGCTTGCCATCACCGACGTGTTCCTGGTCGCCTCGGCGCCGAACGAGCGTCAGGTGATGGCCATCGTCGATGCCATCGAGGAGCGTCTGCTGGAGCTGCCCGAGAAGGCCAAGCCGCTGCGCCGCGAGGGCGAGCGGGGTGGCCGCTGGGTGCTGCTCGACTACGTCGACATGGTGGTCCACGTCCAGCACACCGAGGAGCGCGAGTTCTACGCCCTCGACCGGCTCTGGAAGGACTGCCCCCAGCTCCCGTTCGTCGACCGTGACCTGGTCGACGCCGACGCCGCCGGTTCCGCCGCCGAATGA
- a CDS encoding histidine phosphatase family protein: MTRLIVWRHGNTDWNATGRVQGQTDVPLNDLGRDQARVAAPLLAALRPDVVVASDLRRAADTAAALAQLTGHPVRSDARLRERHFGQWQGLALTDAADRFPGEYARWRAGDPDPGAGIEPLDDLGKRVGEALLAAAELADGGTVVVATHGGAGRQGVGHLLDWDHSVLRSIGSLANCHWTELRRNDVRGWHLRAHNVGPITRPAQT, translated from the coding sequence ATGACCCGCCTGATCGTCTGGCGGCACGGCAACACCGACTGGAACGCCACCGGCCGGGTCCAGGGACAGACCGACGTACCCCTCAACGACCTCGGTCGGGATCAAGCCCGGGTTGCCGCGCCGCTGCTCGCGGCGCTGCGTCCGGACGTCGTCGTCGCCTCCGACCTCCGCCGCGCCGCCGACACCGCCGCCGCGCTCGCCCAGCTCACCGGTCATCCGGTACGTTCCGACGCCCGGCTGCGGGAACGGCACTTCGGGCAGTGGCAGGGCCTGGCCCTGACCGATGCCGCCGACCGGTTCCCCGGCGAGTACGCCCGCTGGCGGGCCGGCGACCCGGACCCGGGAGCGGGCATCGAACCCCTCGACGACCTCGGCAAGCGCGTCGGCGAGGCGCTGCTGGCCGCCGCCGAGCTGGCCGACGGTGGCACCGTCGTGGTCGCCACCCACGGCGGCGCGGGCCGGCAGGGCGTCGGTCACCTGCTCGACTGGGACCACTCCGTGCTGCGCAGCATCGGTTCGCTGGCCAACTGCCACTGGACCGAACTGCGGCGCAACGACGTCCGGGGTTGGCACCTGCGCGCCCACAACGTCGGCCCGATCACCCGGCCGGCGCAGACTTAA
- the nadD gene encoding nicotinate-nucleotide adenylyltransferase gives MEDDIRRIGIMGGTFDPIHHGHLVAASEVADRFGLDEVVFVPTGEPWQKADTPVSPAEDRYLMTVIATASNPRFQVSRVDIDRGGPTYTVDTLRDLHHEYGPKAQLHFITGADALERILSWKDLDEIFALAHFIGVTRPGFALTDEHLPADTVSLVQVPAMAISSTNCRDRVGRGEPVWYLVPDGVVQYIAKRRLYQQG, from the coding sequence GTGGAGGACGACATCCGGCGGATCGGCATCATGGGCGGCACCTTCGACCCGATCCATCACGGCCACCTGGTGGCGGCCAGCGAGGTGGCGGACCGGTTCGGCCTGGACGAGGTGGTCTTCGTGCCGACCGGTGAGCCGTGGCAGAAGGCGGACACCCCGGTCAGCCCGGCCGAGGACCGTTACCTGATGACGGTGATCGCCACCGCCTCCAACCCCCGGTTCCAGGTCAGTCGGGTCGACATCGACCGCGGCGGCCCCACCTACACCGTCGACACCCTGCGTGACCTGCACCACGAGTACGGCCCAAAGGCGCAGCTGCACTTCATCACCGGCGCCGACGCGCTGGAGCGGATCCTCTCCTGGAAGGACCTGGACGAGATCTTCGCGCTTGCCCACTTCATCGGGGTGACCCGGCCCGGCTTCGCGCTGACCGACGAGCACCTGCCCGCCGACACGGTCAGCCTGGTGCAGGTGCCGGCGATGGCGATCTCCTCGACCAACTGTCGCGACCGGGTGGGCCGCGGCGAGCCGGTCTGGTACCTGGTGCCCGACGGTGTGGTGCAGTACATCGCGAAACGCCGGCTCTACCAGCAGGGATAG
- the pepN gene encoding aminopeptidase N — protein sequence MPSLTRVEATARRALIDVESYQVDLDLTGGDDHFRSTTTIRFRATAGAETFVEVKPATLESVLLDGRELDPGALADGRFPLTGLAAENTLTVTAEMAYSNTGEGMHRFVDPADGETYLYAMSFLDEAPRVFAAFDQPDLKAPVTLSVTAPPQWTVAGNGPLVANPAPGRWEFAPTAPLASYLVSLIAGPWHVRRDSHDGIPLGVYCRQSLAAHLDADLDEILTVTRQCLDRFHQLFAERYPFAKYDQAFVPEFNAGAMENPGLVTIRDDAVFRSAVTDTEREQRATTIAHEMAHMWFGDLVTMRWWDDLWLNESFAEYLGTRVTAEATRFDRAWTTFAIRRKAWGYAADQRPSTHPVAPEEVADAARALLNFDGISYAKGAAVLRQLVAWLGDDAFLAGLNRHFAAHRFGNATLADLLASLSAASGRDLTDWAARWLRQPQVNTLRTETSVDADGRWTSVAVVQTAPQAYPVLRPHRIAVGRYTPDGAAERIEVDLDPDNDRGRTALPGLTGQAADGLLLPNDGDLTYAKIRLDPASAEAVATVLPGLTDPLARALLWEESLDAATDGERPVSAVVSLLTAALPTETEVAVAESVLARTRNLVDRYLDPLARDAALLRIAEACAALLAAAAAGGSLQLAAVRGLLSATADADLLTGWLAGRDVPDGLAVDAELRWALLRRLVVLGAAGETEIADEASADRSATGAERATLCRAARPEVAAKDAAWEIVIRDTGRSNRLVEAAAEGFWQPEQAELTAAYVDRYFTEMPAAALRRTPWVAEQVARLAFPRYAVAQPTLDSAAALLGRDDLTPGLRRSVVDAADDLRRALVARTAVAAAAA from the coding sequence ATGCCGAGCCTGACCCGTGTAGAGGCGACCGCGCGTCGCGCACTGATCGATGTCGAGTCCTATCAGGTGGACCTCGATCTGACCGGTGGCGACGACCACTTCCGCTCCACGACCACCATCCGGTTCCGGGCCACCGCAGGCGCCGAGACCTTCGTCGAGGTCAAACCCGCGACGCTCGAGTCCGTCCTGCTCGACGGCCGGGAGCTGGACCCGGGGGCGCTCGCCGACGGCCGGTTCCCGCTCACCGGGCTGGCGGCGGAGAACACCCTCACGGTCACCGCCGAGATGGCGTACTCCAACACCGGTGAGGGGATGCACCGTTTCGTCGACCCGGCCGACGGCGAGACGTACCTCTATGCGATGTCCTTCCTGGACGAGGCCCCACGCGTCTTCGCCGCCTTCGACCAGCCCGACCTCAAGGCCCCGGTGACCCTTTCGGTGACCGCGCCGCCGCAGTGGACGGTCGCCGGCAACGGCCCGCTCGTCGCCAACCCGGCCCCGGGCCGCTGGGAGTTCGCCCCCACCGCTCCGCTGGCGAGCTACCTCGTCTCGCTGATCGCCGGCCCCTGGCACGTCCGGCGGGACAGCCATGACGGCATCCCGCTCGGCGTCTACTGCCGGCAGTCGCTGGCCGCGCACCTCGACGCCGACCTCGACGAGATCCTCACCGTCACCAGGCAGTGCCTGGACCGCTTCCACCAGCTCTTCGCCGAGCGTTACCCGTTCGCCAAGTACGACCAGGCGTTCGTGCCGGAGTTCAACGCCGGCGCGATGGAGAACCCGGGCCTGGTCACCATCCGCGACGACGCCGTCTTCCGGTCGGCGGTCACCGACACCGAGCGGGAGCAGCGGGCCACCACGATCGCCCACGAGATGGCCCACATGTGGTTCGGTGACCTGGTCACCATGCGCTGGTGGGACGACCTGTGGCTGAACGAGTCCTTCGCCGAGTACCTGGGCACCCGGGTCACGGCCGAGGCGACCCGGTTCGACCGGGCCTGGACGACCTTCGCGATCCGCCGCAAGGCCTGGGGGTACGCCGCCGACCAGCGCCCGTCCACCCACCCGGTCGCCCCGGAGGAGGTCGCCGACGCCGCCCGCGCCCTGCTCAACTTCGACGGCATCTCGTACGCCAAGGGCGCCGCCGTGCTCCGTCAGCTCGTCGCCTGGCTCGGCGACGACGCCTTCCTGGCCGGGCTCAACCGGCACTTCGCCGCCCACCGCTTCGGCAACGCCACCCTTGCCGACCTGCTCGCCAGCCTCAGTGCCGCCAGCGGGCGGGACCTCACCGACTGGGCCGCCCGCTGGCTGCGCCAACCGCAGGTCAACACGCTGCGGACGGAGACCTCGGTGGACGCCGACGGCCGCTGGACCTCGGTGGCGGTGGTGCAGACCGCGCCGCAGGCGTACCCGGTGCTGCGCCCGCACCGGATCGCCGTCGGCAGGTACACCCCCGACGGCGCGGCCGAACGGATCGAGGTCGACCTCGACCCGGACAACGACCGGGGCCGCACCGCGCTGCCCGGCCTGACCGGTCAGGCCGCCGACGGTCTGCTGCTGCCCAACGACGGTGACCTGACGTACGCCAAGATCCGGCTCGATCCGGCCTCGGCGGAAGCGGTCGCCACCGTGCTGCCCGGACTCACCGACCCGCTGGCGCGTGCGCTGCTCTGGGAGGAGTCGCTGGACGCCGCGACCGACGGCGAGCGGCCGGTGTCGGCGGTGGTGTCGCTGTTGACGGCGGCCCTGCCCACCGAGACCGAGGTGGCCGTGGCGGAGAGCGTGCTCGCCCGCACCCGCAACCTGGTCGACCGCTACCTCGACCCGCTGGCCCGGGACGCCGCGCTGCTGCGGATCGCCGAGGCCTGCGCCGCGCTGCTCGCCGCCGCTGCGGCCGGTGGTTCGCTGCAACTGGCCGCCGTGCGCGGGTTGCTCTCCGCCACCGCCGACGCCGACCTGCTCACCGGGTGGCTCGCCGGCCGGGACGTGCCCGACGGGCTGGCCGTCGACGCCGAGCTGCGCTGGGCGCTGCTGCGCCGGCTGGTGGTGCTGGGCGCGGCCGGCGAGACCGAGATCGCCGACGAGGCGTCCGCCGACCGCAGCGCCACCGGCGCCGAGCGGGCCACCCTGTGCCGGGCGGCCCGACCCGAGGTGGCGGCGAAGGACGCCGCATGGGAGATCGTCATCCGGGACACCGGCCGGTCCAACCGTCTCGTCGAGGCGGCGGCCGAAGGATTCTGGCAACCGGAGCAGGCCGAGTTGACCGCCGCGTACGTCGACAGGTACTTCACGGAGATGCCGGCGGCGGCGCTTCGGCGTACCCCGTGGGTGGCCGAACAGGTCGCCCGGCTGGCCTTCCCCCGCTACGCCGTGGCGCAGCCCACCCTGGACTCGGCCGCGGCCCTGCTCGGCCGCGACGACCTCACCCCGGGACTTCGCCGGAGCGTCGTCGACGCCGCCGACGACCTGCGCCGGGCGTTGGTCGCCCGGACGGCGGTCGCCGCTGCCGCCGCCTGA
- a CDS encoding ComEA family DNA-binding protein, translated as MSEDEETVVRRRLHRLTDGLSTAEWPTGSPTPPAHPQRPAGRRAGHRAPPQDRAGDVPPLRPPADPGLRDPGSLDADRPRDVEAVHPARAGQPGLDRAYHPDGDDTLAGGHLSGPGVFDPGRRGVRALAAVAVVVVLGAGFWAWRSRPQAEPVRSAPTVAGPESSGGPASGPAPKPTGELVVAVAGKVRRPGLVRVPAGARVADAVEAAGGALPGVDVALLNPARKVADGELVLVGVTAPPGAAGEGGAPAGPAAGGVVPGGRVNLNTATLAQLDALPGVGPVLAQRILTHRDQQGGFRSVGDLRQVDGIGDARYEQLKDLVTV; from the coding sequence GTGTCAGAGGACGAGGAGACCGTGGTGCGGCGACGGCTGCACCGGCTGACGGACGGGTTGTCGACGGCGGAGTGGCCGACGGGGTCCCCAACCCCGCCAGCCCACCCACAGCGTCCGGCGGGCCGGCGGGCCGGGCACCGCGCACCACCGCAGGACCGGGCGGGTGACGTGCCGCCCCTCCGCCCGCCCGCTGACCCCGGCCTTCGTGATCCCGGTTCTCTCGACGCCGACCGGCCGCGTGACGTCGAGGCCGTCCACCCCGCTCGGGCCGGGCAACCCGGCCTCGACCGGGCGTACCACCCCGATGGGGACGACACGCTCGCCGGCGGCCACCTGTCCGGGCCCGGTGTCTTCGACCCCGGCCGGCGCGGCGTCCGGGCGTTGGCCGCCGTGGCGGTGGTCGTGGTGCTCGGCGCGGGGTTCTGGGCCTGGCGGTCCCGCCCGCAGGCCGAGCCGGTGCGCTCGGCGCCGACGGTGGCCGGGCCGGAGTCCTCCGGCGGGCCTGCATCGGGTCCGGCCCCGAAGCCGACCGGTGAGCTGGTGGTGGCGGTGGCCGGCAAGGTACGCCGTCCCGGGCTCGTCCGGGTGCCGGCGGGGGCGCGGGTCGCCGACGCGGTCGAAGCGGCCGGCGGTGCCCTGCCCGGGGTGGACGTGGCGCTGCTCAACCCGGCCCGGAAGGTGGCCGACGGGGAGTTGGTCCTGGTCGGGGTCACCGCACCACCCGGTGCCGCCGGGGAAGGTGGTGCCCCGGCCGGGCCGGCGGCGGGCGGGGTGGTGCCGGGTGGCCGGGTCAACCTCAACACCGCCACGTTGGCGCAGCTCGACGCGTTGCCCGGGGTCGGCCCGGTGCTCGCCCAACGCATCCTCACCCACCGCGACCAGCAGGGCGGCTTCCGCAGCGTAGGCGACCTGCGCCAGGTCGACGGCATCGGCGACGCCCGGTACGAACAGCTCAAGGACCTGGTGACGGTGTGA